GGCCCTATCGCGAACGGTTTCACATGACCTGATCGAGCGAACGATGAGGACGTACGAGTGATCACTTGGCGAAAGAGCTCCTATACCGGCGGCGGCAACGACGAGGCCTGCGTGGAGTTGGCGGAGCTGGGCGGCCGGGTGTGGGTGCGGGACTCCAAGGATCCGGATGGGGGCCGCCTGGCGTTCGGGCGTGAGGCGTTCGCCGAGTTGCTGACCCGCGCGAAGCGCAACGGCCTCGACCTCCACCGCTGACCAGGAGTCTCGTGCGGCGGCCGCTTTTAATCGGTCGCCAGGTGCGGGGGGTGCGGATAGCGTCGCCGGACCATGGAACGGTTTGGGCGGTTTCTCAATGTTGTCGATGTGGAGGCGACCTGCTGGGACGGGCGGCCGCCGCCGGGGCAGGTCAGCGAGATCATCGAGATCGGGCTGTGCGTCGTGGACGTGGAGTCGCGGAGCCGGGTCGCCAAGCACCGCAT
The sequence above is a segment of the Actinomadura coerulea genome. Coding sequences within it:
- a CDS encoding DUF397 domain-containing protein, whose translation is MITWRKSSYTGGGNDEACVELAELGGRVWVRDSKDPDGGRLAFGREAFAELLTRAKRNGLDLHR